The following nucleotide sequence is from Lentimicrobium sp. L6.
GGATTGGCATCTAAAGAAACCACTACGCCATTATCGTATGAACCATTGTCAATATTAGAACCAACTATACTAGCTGTTCCAGCTGCATCAAGTTCAATAGTGATGTCTTGACATATTGCTGTTGGAGGAGTAATATCTGTTACAGTTACTGTAGCTGTACAAGTGCTTGAGTTTCCTGCTGCATCTGTTAAAGTTAAAGTTACTGTATTCGCTCCTAAGTTAGCTGAAGTGAAAGAATCTGGTGTCACACTCATACTAACTATTCCACAATTATCTGTACTTACATTATCAACATCAGCTCCAACTATACTTGCTGTTCCCGTTGTTCCGTCTAAGTTTATTGTAATATCTTGACAATTAGCAATTGGAGCCTCATCATCAACAATGGTAATATCCTGATTATCAGTACTAATATTACCATGGATATCTTCTACAGTCCAGGTGATGGTGGTTGTTCCTACATTAT
It contains:
- a CDS encoding HYR domain-containing protein, which gives rise to AQTQTADAGLCGAAVTVVAPTTADNCSVASITNNFNGTSDASGFYNVGTTTITWTVEDIHGNISTDNQDITIVDDEAPIANCQDITINLDGTTGTASIVGADVDNVSTDNCGIVSMSVTPDSFTSANLGANTVTLTLTDAAGNSSTCTATVTVTDITPPTAICQDITIELDAAGTASIVGSNIDNGSYDNGVVVSLDANP